A genomic segment from Schistosoma mansoni strain Puerto Rico chromosome 5, complete genome encodes:
- a CDS encoding putative ribonuclease z, chloroplast, which translates to MKKRALNNLRRATYFMPKHLVPHVKAICDAFTAMSEKADSDFVGTFVPVEPGNKYELSDDCVGYLLYSRDPSGKEVPEIAYLGDSRFTIIREANSLCPDLLSSRLLIMEATFLDNPDRKIESARSHGHTHLDEIRQNASLLKSVDYIYLIHFSDRYTHNDIIRLCHKDMPDWLVSRIIPSVTAKHCLESR; encoded by the exons ATGAAAAAGAGGGCCTTGAATAATCTAAGAAGAGCGACATATTTCATGCCAAAGCATCTGGTCCCACATGTGAAGGCTATTTGCGATGCTTTCACTGCTATGTCTGAAAAAGCTGACTCAGACTTTGTCGGTACCTTTGTTCCTGTTGAACCGGGAAATAAATATGAG TTATCGGATGATTG TGTGGGTTATTTACTTTATTCTCGAGATCCTAGTGGCAAGGAAGTTCCGGAAATAGCTTATTTAG GTGATTCTAGATTTACTATTATTCGCGAAGCGAATTCACTCTGCCCAGATCTTTTATCATCTCGCCTATTGATAATGGAGGCAACATTTTTAGATAATCCAGATCGTAAGATTGAAAGCGCTAGAAGTCATGGTCATACGCATTTGGATGAAATTCGTCAGAATGCTTCTTTGCTAAAG tcTGTTGATTATATCTACCTGATACACTTCTCAGATCGATACACTCATAATGATATCATCCGTCTTTGTCACAAAGATATGCCTGATTGGTTAGTCAGTCGTATTATACCATCTGTAACTGCTAAACATTGTCTTGAAAGTAGATGA